The Deinococcus carri genome contains a region encoding:
- a CDS encoding transposase, with translation MSLPPWFTLIIGAFTPVFSRRVWPQVQLLLIGAILAPGQRTVTATLRVLGLADEPKFVTYHRVLNRVRWSNLQTSRILLRLLIHTFVPQGPVVLGL, from the coding sequence TCATCGGTGCTTTCACACCCGTGTTTTCGAGGCGTGTCTGGCCCCAGGTTCAACTGCTGCTGATCGGGGCGATTCTGGCACCGGGCCAGCGAACGGTGACGGCAACCTTGCGCGTTCTGGGGCTGGCCGACGAACCAAAATTCGTGACCTATCACCGCGTGCTCAACCGGGTCCGCTGGTCAAATCTGCAAACCAGTCGGATTCTGCTGCGGTTGCTGATCCACACCTTTGTGCCCCAAGGACCAGTGGTCCTTGGGCTGG